The proteins below come from a single Serinus canaria isolate serCan28SL12 chromosome 6, serCan2020, whole genome shotgun sequence genomic window:
- the PWWP2B gene encoding PWWP domain-containing protein 2B: MAEPGAAAGDAAGAPPPRVGAWVPVLVEQMVNDTLVVTLSCGERRFTGVLLDCSKRSGLFCLPSSFPKHEDPPADACAPGAAEGGGAAQGEPEPQPAGRPPAEGSAEEPVPPLLPAPGSLPPFPPYFEGAPFPRPLWLRHTYNQWVPQPPPRTIKRTRRRLSRNRDPGRLIMSTIRLRPRQVLCEKCKNTLNPEDANAPRQNAKTRRKLSIQDKEQKKHGDSDYMEKRNKREKREDDKFSGELVHRTPVIKISYSTPQGKGEVVKIPSRVHGSVKPFCLEPALQNGAGDQEESGDSERCRQTKCLMDKSAGSQLASIPKLKLTRPVHSSVDVPPPKIRLKPHRINDGQSVSIYKAELIDEINVLQSSRESNPGAFYNDESADRSLAEMSSGSSGEDDDFKRFPQGKEGHDNLAFLMNYRKRKADSSSLSVCSNDSLDESKSSSSEVTSPELCDFLPGDDASVSSSSKDERKIVPPLTVRLHTQSVSKCVTEDGRTVSVGDIVWGKIHGFPWWPARVLDINLSQKENGEPSWREAKVSWFGSPTTSFLSVSKLSPFSEFFKLRFNRKKKGMYRKAITEAAKAVKHLTPEIRDLLTQFET; this comes from the exons ATGGCCGagcccggggcggcggcgggggacGCGGCgggggcgccgccgccgcgggtGGGCGCGTGGGTGCCGGTGCTGGTGGAGCAGATGGTGAACGACACGCTGGTAGTGACGCTGAGCTGCGGGGAGCGGCGCTTCACCGGCGTGCTGCTGGACTGCTCCAAGAG GTCTGGATTGTTCTGTCTGCCATCCTCCTTCCCGAAGCACGAGGACCCCCCCGCCGACGCCTGCGCTCCCGGAGCCGCTGAGGGCGGGGGTGCCGCGCAGGGCGAGCCGGAGCCGCAGCCCGccggccgcccgcccgccgaGGGCAGCGCCGAGGAGCCGGTGCCGCCGCTGCTGCCGGCGCCGGGCAGCCTCCCGCCCTTCCCGCCCTACTTCGAGGGAGCCCCGTTCCCCCGGCCCCTGTGGCTGCGGCACACCTACAACCAGTGGGtcccgcagccgccgccgcggACTATAAAGAGGACGAGGAGGCGCTTGTCGCGCAACAGGGACCCGGGCAGGCTCATCATGAGCACCATCAGGCTGCGGCCCAGGCAGGTGCTCTGCGAGAAGTGCAAGAACACGCTGAACCCCGAGGACGCGAACGCGCCGCGGCAGAACGCCAAGACCAGGAGGAAGCTGAGCATTCAGGACAAGGAGCAGAAGAAGCACGGCGACTCTGACTAcatggagaaaagaaacaaaagagagaagagggagGATGACAAGTTTTCTGGGGAACTGGTGCATCGAACGCCAGTTATAAAAATATCCTACAGTACCCCGCAAGGGAAAGGTGAAGTGGTAAAAATCCCTTCCCGGGTTCATGGCTCAGTCAAACCGTTCTGTCTGGAGCCGGCGTTGCAGAACGGAGCCGGGGACCAAGAGGAGAGCGGGGACTCTGAACGGTGTCGACAAACCAAATGTTTAATGGACAAGTCAGCAGGCAGCCAGCTTGCTTCCATTCCAAAACTGAAGCTCACACGGCCAGTGCATTCCAGCGTGGATGTCCCACCCCCAAAGATACGGCTGAAGCCCCATCGCATCAACGATGGTCAGAGTGTTTCAATCTATAAGGCAGAACTGATTGACGAAATCAATgtcctccagagcagcagggagtcCAATCCCGGAGCGTTTTACAATGATGAGTCTGCTGACAGAAGTTTAGCTGAGATGTCTTCGGGCAGTTCAGGTGAAGATGATGACTTCAAAAGGTTTCCCCAGGGTAAAGAGGGACATGATAACTTGGCTTTCCTCATGAATTACcgtaaaagaaaagcagattctTCTAGTTTATCGGTGTGTAGCAATGACAGTCTAGATGAATCCAAGTCTTCTAGTTCAGAAGTGACATCACCAGAACTGTGTGACTTTTTGCCTGGTGATGATGCCTCTGTCTCTTCATCTTCAAAAGATGAGCGTAAAATTGTGCCACCGCTGACAGTTAGACTGCACACCCAGAGTGTGTCTAAATGTGTCACAGAAGATGGAAGGACTGTTTCAGTGGGGGATATTGTCTGGGGTAAAATTCACGGGTTTCCGTGGTGGCCAGCACGTGTTCTTGACATAAACCTCAGCCAGAAGGAAAACGGGGAACCTTCGTGGCGAGAAGCTAAAGTGTCATGGTTTGGCTCTCCGACGACCTCGTTCTTATCTGTTTCAAAACTCTCTCCTTTCTCGGAGTTTTTCAAACTGAGGTTTAATCGCAAGAAGAAGGGCATGTACCGGAAAGCCATCACGGAAGCTGCGAAGGCAGTCAAGCACCTGACTCCAGAAATACGAGATCTCTTAACACAGTTTGAGACATAA